GGCAAACTGGAAAACTACCGGTATTACATCCATAAGGACAGAGAGGTAAAAAATGGCACAAAAAAAGTGGGGGATCGTAAAGAAGGACCGCAGTTCCATGTACAGGTCATCGTTAGCAGAAAAGATTTAACAAACAGGATCAAGTTAAGTCCCCAGAACAGGTCACGTGGAAGGAATGTGGAACATTCAAAAAAAATGGGACAGTTTGACCAGATGGCTTTCAAACAGTCAGGTGAAACAGTTTTCGATAGGATGTTCGGCTTTGACCGAAAATTGAAAGATACACTGCTCTACGCAAATACGATGAAGAACGGAAATATTGACCAGCAGGCGGCACTGCATACACTTGACAGACAATTGAAGAACGGAGCAGATACAACAGGAGAAAATCAACAGAAGGAACCGATTCTTTCAAAGGTTGATTTAGAGAAATTTCCGCAGTTAACAGGACGGGTACCTTCATTTGCAGAAGCCGGTTGGGGGCTATTGGATATTTTACTTGCTCCAGCTCAGGATTTCGGAGGACATGATACCGTTGCTGCTGAGGAGGAAAGAAAAAGAAAGCGAAAAAAGAAAAACAGGGGTCGCGGTATGCGCTAACAATAAAGAATTTTATTCCATATATCTGGATATATAGACAACTGTACATATGGATATCTATTGTCGACGCAAAAGCAAATCTAGCCACGATGGTCCAAAGGTCAAGGGTTTAGTGAACGCTCAAGCACACTGCCCCTGCTAGCGCCCTTGACCCAATTGTACCATCTTGCCTTTTGGTGGCCTAAGCGCTGGCAATAGGATCGTATGTTCAAATCAAAGTACCGTTAAGAAGAAAAACTCTGGTATTTTCTTTATTTCAGCATAGCCATATAACGGTATATAAAATCAGGACTTTTGAGGCTCTCCTTTCCATGTTTATTGATCTGATCAGCATATTTCATCAAGGATCCACATCCAGCTTTGTTAAAGAGTTTGCGTAGCCCTTTATCTCCTGCAATATCGTAAAGCAAAAAAGCGTCCATGCAGTCTATCATCAGGTGCTTCCTGTCGAGCAATTTCAGGTTGGTCATCTCTTCAAGTTTATTGCCCTCTGGTGTTCCTGAGTTGGTCAGGAACAGGAAAGTCCGGATCAGCCACTTGTCCCGTTGGAGCGATATGACAAAGTAACCCACCTTGTGGGTAGCGAGATAACATTCCAGCAGCAAATAATCCTTTTTAACAATGGTACGGGCACTTCCTTCCCGTATTATATATCCAATATA
The genomic region above belongs to Sphingobacterium zeae and contains:
- a CDS encoding DUF5712 family protein translates to MYINITDSATGDNKGSCGNLVSYLEKENRLAENKVPQHWFNGDSNNIRPHEVRIGIDGNVAKLGKDDSKFFLINISPSRKEIDFLLATYGEQGAREKLKEYAVRIMDEYARNFRRPGIENNKDLLWFGKLENYRYYIHKDREVKNGTKKVGDRKEGPQFHVQVIVSRKDLTNRIKLSPQNRSRGRNVEHSKKMGQFDQMAFKQSGETVFDRMFGFDRKLKDTLLYANTMKNGNIDQQAALHTLDRQLKNGADTTGENQQKEPILSKVDLEKFPQLTGRVPSFAEAGWGLLDILLAPAQDFGGHDTVAAEEERKRKRKKKNRGRGMR